The sequence CCGCTGCGACGGGCCCGTCGCGCCGTCCGCTCTGTTGGAGCCCCCTCCGTTAGAGCCCCACATCCCGCCCCTGGATGTCCGCCAGGGACTCCCGGCGCACCAGGAGCCGGGCGTGGCCGCCGGTGACCGCGACGACCGGAGGGCGGCCGACCAGGTTGTAGCCCGAGGCCATGGAGAGGTGGTAAGCGCCCGCCACGGGTACGGCCAGGAGGTCGCCGGGGCGGAGGTCGCTCGGGAGGGGGACGTCGGAGGCGAGGATGTCGCCGGCCTCGCAGTGGCGGCCGACGACCGTGACCGCCGCCGGTGCGGCGAGCGAGCGGCGGCCGACCAGCCGGGGCGCGTAGCGCACCCCGTAGAGCGCGGGCCGCGGGTTGTCGCTCATACCGCCGTCCACCGCCACGAAGGTGTGCCCGCCGGTCTGCTTGACGGCCAGCACCCGGTAGAGGGCGATTCCGGAGGGTCCCGCGATGGCGCGGCCCGGTTCGATGGCCAGGCGGGGGACCGGCAGTCCGGCCGCCGCACAACTGCCGGCCAGCTCGGCGCGGATCTTGACGCCGAGGCCGACGGGGTCGAGGGCGGGTTCCCCGGGGCGGTAGGCGATGCCGTGGCCGCCGCCGAGGTCCAGTTCGGGCAGCGCGAGGCCGTGCTGGTCGTGGATGCGGGCCAGCAGCCCGACCAGTCGCCGCACCGCCGACAGATACGGCTTGACGGTGGTGATCTGCGACCCCAAGTGACAGTGCAGACCCACCAGTTGGAGGCGCGGCTGGCCCAGTACGCGGGTGATGGCGTGCTGGGCGGAACCGTCCGCCAGCGACAGCCCGAACTTCTGCCCTTCGGTTCCGGTACGGATCTTGGCGTGGCCGCCCGCGGCGATCCCCGGTACGACCCGGATCAGCACCTTCTGCCGGTTGCCGACGGGGACCGCGGCGGCCAGCCGGGCTATCTCCGAGGTGCTGTCGATGACGATCCGCCCGACGCCGAGCCGCAGCGCACTGCGCAGGTCCTCCGGGCTCTTGGCGTTGCCGTGCAGCACGATCCGCTCGGGCGGGAAGCCGGTGGTGACGGCCAGTTCGAGCTCGCCGGCCGAGCAGACGTCCAGGCCCAGGCCCTCCTCCTGGACCCAGTGCGCCATGGCGCGGCACAGGAACGCCTTGGCCGCGTAGTAGATGTCGGTGTCGGGGAAGGCCCGCAGATAGGCGCGGCAGCGGTGGCGGACCTCATCCTCGTCCAGGACGTAGGCGGGGGTGCCGAAGCGGTCGGCGAGCTCGGTGAGGGGGACGCCGCCGACGGCGAGATCGTCGTCCGGCAGGGGGGTGGTGGACCCGGGCCAGAGGGCCGGCGGGGAATGTGGGGGCGCGGCGGGACCGGGGACGGCGGGCTGCGGGAGAGCGGTCCGGGTCCGGCCGAGGGTGTGACTCATGATCGGCTGCCCCTCAGACGGCTTGCAGGGGCGGGATCTCCGGGGTGAACCGGGGATCGACGGCCAGGCCGGTCGCGCCGACCGGTTCGGCCAGGGCGCGCAGGGCGGGTTCGGCGAGCCGCACCCAGGGCTGGCCGCTGCCGAGGGCCGCCGCCAGCCGTTGGGGCGAGGTGAAGGCGACGGCGATACGGCCGCCGCGCGGGGTGCGGAACAGGCGGGCGGTGCAGCCCGCGGGGCCCGACCGGACGGGGACGAACAAAGGCCCGGCCGGGAGACGATCGGAGGGTTCGGGGTCTTCCGCGTACAGCGGGTGGGGGTGGGACACGGCGTCGCTCCTCGACAGCACATCGGCGGCCCCGGTCCGGAAGGTGACGCGGCCGCCGGGGCTCGGCTCTGCCGACGCTATTCCCGCTCGACGCGGCGTCCCGCGCCCGCTGACGCATCATTGACGAACTGTGGACGGGACTTGACGCGATGCTGCCGTCGGGCGGCCGGTCACGGGAGGTCCGTGGGGCCGTTCGCCCGTACGTGTGTCGTGGGGGATGGCGCTTGACGGTGGCGAGGGCGGCCACGAAGGCGGCTACGAGCGCGGCCGCCCGCGGCGACCGGACCCGTACTCCCCGTCCCCCGAACCACCATCAGCACCATCAGCCCCGCCGCCACCGCCACCAGCCCGGAGGTCAGGGTGAGGCGCGTCAGGCCCGTCGCATAGGCGGCGCGGACGGCCGGTAGCGGGGCGCCCGGGGTGAGGCCGTGCAGGGCGTGGGTGAAGAGGGTGCCGAGGGCCGCGATGCCGAGGGCGAAGCCCAGTTGGCGGAAGGTGTTCACCGCGCCGCTGGCCATGCCCGCGCGCTGCGGCGGCGCCGCACCCAGGGCCGCCGGGGCCAGCACCGGCATGGCCGCGCCGACGCCGACTCCGCTCACCGCGAGCCCCGGGATCATCGTGGCCCAGCCCGCGTCCGCGCCGAGCAGCGCGCTGTCCAGCAGCGCACCCGCGCCGATCAGCAACAGGCCGATGCCCAGCGGGAGTTGCGGGGCGAGCCGCTGGAGCGCCCGGCCGCCGAGCACGCCGACCAGCAGCGACATCAGGGCCATCGGCAGCGCCGCCAGCCCCGCCTGCACCGGGGTCAGGCCCAGCACGTTCTGCACCCACAGCCCCACGAACGTCAGATAGGGGAAGGCCGCCGCCTGGAGCAGTAGGGCCGCCGCCATCAGGGCCGCGAACGAGGGGCGGCGCAGCAGCCGCAGGTCCAGCAGGGGCTGTGGCATCCGCCGCTCGACGAGGACGAAGACGACCAGCGCGACCGCCGCGACCGCGAGCCAGGTCAGGGTGCCGTTCTCCGCCCAGCCGCGTTCGCCGCCGCGCATCAGCCCGTACGTCAGCGCGCTCGCGGACAGCGTGAAGGCCAGGGCACCCGGCACATCGATACGGGTCCCCCGGTCGCCGTGGGACTCGCGGAGATGGCGGACCGTCAGGTATCCGGCGACGGCGGTCAGCGGCAGGTTGACCAGGAAGATCGCCCGCCAGTTCAGATGCTCGGTGAGCAGTCCGCCCAGGACCGGGCCGATCGCGGTGGCGGCGCCGCTGGTGCCGCCCCAGATGCCGAAGGCGATGCCGCGGTCGCGGCCCCGGTAGGCGGCCATCAGCAGCGGGGTGTTGGTGGCCAACATCGCCGCCGCGCCGACGCCCTGGGCGGCACGGGCCGCGATCAGGGTCCCGGCGCCCGGGGCCAGCCCGCAGGCCAGCGAGGCGAGCGCGAAAAGGGCCAGCCCCGCCAGGTACAGCCGGCGCCGCCCGAAACGGTCCGCGGCCGAGCCCGCAGCCATCAGCAGCGCGGCCATCGCCAGCGCATAGCCGTCCATCACCCACTGGAGGGCGGAGAACGAGGCGCCCAGGCCGTCGGCCATCCGGGGCAGCGCGCTGACCACGATCGTCACATCGACCAGCAGCAGGACATTGCCGAGGGAGACGGCGGCCAGCGGCCACCACTTCTTGTGCACAGTCACGTCCCGTTTCCTTCTTCCTCAGTACGGCGGCAGGGACCGGCCCACCGTCCGCCGCCCAATCGGCGGACTCCCAGCCACCGTTCTCAGGGCGGCGCAATCCGACGCGCGCTAGCCTCGAACGGTGAAAACCGACACGAAGGCCGTCGGCCCCGCCACCGGGTTCGACGCCCTCGACCGGCAGTTGCTGCACGCCCTCCAGCTGGACGGCCGGGCGCCCTTCAGCCGCATCGCCGCCGCGCTCGGCGTCTCGGACCAGACCGTTGCCCGCCGCTACACCCGCCACCGCGGCAGCGGGGCGGTGCGCGTCGTGGGGCTGGCCGGTACACAGGAGCTGGGCGAGGTCGACTGGCTGGTGCGGGTGCAGTGCACGCCGGATGCCGCGGTGCCCGTCGCCGAGGCGATCGCCCGCCGCGCGGACACCAGCTGGGTGGGCCTGATGTCCGGCGGTACGGAGATCGGCGCGCTCTGCCGCGGGGCGAGCGGCGAGCACTCCGATCAGCTGCTGCTGGAGAAGCTGCCGCGGACGCCCAGCGTCGTCGGGGTCACCGCGCACTGTCTGCTGCACCAGTTCTACGGCGGCCCGCAGGGCCTGGTCAGCAAGTCGGGGGTGCTGAGCGACGAGCAGATCGCCCTGCTGAGCCCGCCGCCGCCGGATCCGGTGTCCGCACCGGTCGCGCTGGGCGACGCCGACCGCCGGCTGTTCGAGGCGCTGGGCCGCGACGCCCGTACCCCGCTGGCCGAACTGGCCGCCGTCACCGGCTGGTCGCCCACCACCGTCCGCCGTCGGCTGGCCGAGCTGCGCGGGCACGGCGTCCTGTACTACGACGTGGACTACGACCCGAGGCTCGTCGGGTACGGCGTGATGGTCGCCCTGTGGCTGTCGGTCGAACCCGCCGCGCTGGCCGCCACCGGGGCGGCGCTGGCGGCCCATCCGGAGGTCGCCTTCGCGGGCGCCACCACCGGGCCGAACAACGTCTTCGCGTCCGTGGTGGCCGAGGACGTCGCGGCGCTCTACACCTATCTGACGACGCGGGTCGCGGCGCTGCCCGGCGTACGGACGATGGAGAGCGCGCCGCGGATCCGGCACATCAAGGGCGCCGGACCGTTCCTGCCCACCCGACCGGCTCCCGGATCCGCCACCCGACCGGCGCCCCGCCCCGCCGTCCGTCCCGTCGTCCCCGGGCGCCGCAGATGAAACCCGTACTCCCCGGCCGGTGCCTGCAACGGCCCGCCGACGCCGTGCGCCGCTCGGTGGCCTGGGTGCGGGCCTGGGTACGCAGCGCCCCCGGCACCCACATCTGGCTGCTGATCATCGGCATCACCAGCCTGGTCGTCGCCTCGGCCTCCGAGGGGCTGGGCGAGTTCCTCCTGCACCGCACCAGCAGCAATATCCACGAGCTGAACGAGCATCCGGTGCCGGCGCTGCTCATGAGCGGTTTCTGGATCGAGCGCCCGGGGTCGTACCTGCTCTATGTGGTGATGTTCGAGCTGCTGCACGCCAATGTGGAGCGCTGGCTGGGCACCTGGCGCTGGCTGCTGATCGTCGGCGTCGCGCACTGCGCCGCCACGCTCGCCAGCCAGGAACTCGTCCTGCTGGCCATCGAGGGCCACCGGCTGCCCCGGTCGATGACCCATGTCGTGGACATCGGGGTCTCCTACGGGCTGGCGGCCGCCGCCGGGGTGCTGACCTACCGGCTGCGCTCGCCCTGGTGCTACGGCTGGCTCCTCGGCGTGCTGCTCTTCTTCGGCGTCCCGCTGCTGACCGGGGCGACCTTCACCGACTTCGGGCATGCCATCTCCCTGGTCCTGGGGCTGGTGGCATGGCCGCTGACGCCGGCGGGACGGGCGGCGCCGGACGAGGAGGAGGACGAGGACGACGACGCGGACGGGGCGGACCAGGACGGGGCGCGCGCCGCCCCGGACCCGCGCGCCGCCCTGGACCCCGACAGCCGCCGTCAGGACGGGTAGAGCCGCTCCAGCACGACCGCGATTCCGTCCTCCTCGTTGGAGGCGGTGACCTCGTCCGCGACGGCCTTCAGCTCGTCATGGGCGTTGGCCATCGCCACCCCGTGGGCGGACCAGCCGAACATCGCTATGTCGTTGGGCATATCGCCGAAGGCGATCGTGCCGGCGGCCTTGACGCCGAGACGGCGGGCGGCCAGCGACAGACCGGTGGCCTTGGTCAGGCCCAGCGGCAGCAGTTCGACGATGCCGGGCCCGGCGACCACGACGCCCACCAGATCCCCGGCGACCTCGCGGGCCGTCCGGGCCAGCGAGTCGTCGTCCAGGCTCGGGTGCTGGAGGTAGAGCTTGTTGAGCGGGGCGGTCCACAGCTCGGCCGGATCGTCGATCAGGCTGCTCGGCAGCGGGCCGTCCTGGACGCGGTAGCCGGGGCCGACCAGCACCTCGCCCTCCAGGCCGTCGCGGCTCGCCGCCAGATACAGCGGACCGGTCTCCGCCTCGATCTTGGCCAGCGCTAGGCCCGCCAGCTGCCGGTCGAGCGTGACGGAGGTCAGCAGCCGGTGCTCGCCGGCGTGGTAGAGCTGCGCGCCCTGGCCGCACACCGCCAGGCCCCGGTAGTCCAGGGCGTCGAGGATGTGCCGGGTCCAGGGCACCGAGCGGCCGGTGACGACGATATGCGCCGCGCCCGCCGCGGTGGCCGCGGCGAGCGCCGCACGGGTGCGCTCGGAGACGGTCTCGTCGTGGCGCAGCAGCGTCCCGTCGAGGTCCGTGGCGATGAGCTGGTAGGGCGTGGGCGGTGCGCTCACCGGGCGACGGGCTCGAGGCGCTCGCGGCCGCCCAGGTAGGGGCGCAGGATCTCGGGGACGCGCACCGAGCCGTCCGCCTGCTGGTGGTTCTCGAAGAGCGCGACGATGGTGCGCGGTACGGCGCACAGCGTGCCGTTCAGCGTCGCCAGCGGGCGGACCTTGGACTTGCCGTCCTCGGTGTCGCGCAGCCGGATCGACAGCCGCCGCGCCTGGAACTCGTCGCAGTTGGAGGCCGAGGTCAGCTCGCGGTACTTGCCCTGGGTGGGGATCCACGCCTCGCAGTCGAACTTGCGGGAGGCCGAGGCGCCGAGGTCACCGGTGGCGACGTCGATCACCTGGAACGGCAGCTCCAGGGCGTTCAGCCACTGCTTTTCCCAGTCCAGCAGGCGCTGGTGCTCGGCCTGGGCGTCCTCCGGGGCGACGTAGGAGAACATCTCCACCTTGTCGAACTGGTGGACCCGGAAGATGCCGCGGGTGTCCTTGCCGTATGTGCCGGCCTCGCGGCGGAAGCACGGGGAGAAGCCGGCGTAGCGCAGCGGGAGGCGGTCTCCGTCGAGGATCTCGTCCATGTGGTAGCCGGCGAGCGGGACCTCGGAGGTGCCGACCAGGTAGTAGTCGTCCTTCTCCAGGTGGTAGACGTTCTCGGCGGCCTGGCCGAGGAAGCCGGTGCCCTCCATGGCGTCCGGACGCACCAGCGCCGGGGTCAGCATGGGGATGAAACCGGCCTCGGTGGCCTGTGCGATGGCGGCGTTGACGAGGGCGAGCTCCAGCAGCGCGCCGATGCCCGTCAGGTAGTAGAAGCGCGAGCCGGAGACCTTCGCCGCGCGTTCGACGTCGATGGCGCCGAGCGCCTGGCCGATCTCCAGGTGGTCCTTGGGCTCGAAGCCCTCGGCGGCGAAGTCGCGGATGGTGCCGTGCGTCTCGAGGACCGTGAAGTCCTCCTCGCCGCCGACGGGCACGTCCGGGTGGACCAGGTTGCCGAGCTTGCGCAGCAGCTGCTGGGTCTCTTCCTTGGCCTCGTCCTGCGCGGCGTCGGCGGCCTTGACGGCGGCGGCCAGCTCGCCGGCCTTCTTCAGCAGGACGGCCTTCTCGTCCCCGGCGGCCTTGGGGATGAGCTTGCCGAGCGCCTTCTGCTCGGCGCGCAGCTCGTCGAAGCGGACGCCGGACGACCTGCGCCGCTCGTCGGCGGAGAGAAGCGCGTCGACGAGGGCGACGTCCTCTCCACGGGCGCGCTGGGAGGCGCGCACACGGTCGGGGTCCTCACGGAGCAGGCGAAGGTCAATCACCCCACCAGGCTACCGGGGCCGCGCCCGACGGTTCGACGTGATATCGCTTCGCGTTGCAAATTGTCCGGTTTGTTACTGTTTATTTCTATTTGTGAAGACAGGGCGGAATGTGCGCTGTAAGGCGTTCCGTAATTCCCTCGCATTGACTTTGTCCACAGGGGAGCGGGGTTCGGCGGCCTTTATCCACAGGCTGTGCGTGAGATCTGTGGAAGTCGGAGGTGATCATTCCGATCTCGGAGTGTGTCGCTATGGATTCTCCGCCCAAACCCCGTTCTCGCGCTCTTTCGTGTGGGATTGCCTCGCCCTAAAGGATTGTTCGCGGGAATTGTGCTGACGAGGCCGGAGTTGAGGCGCTGTGCAGCGATGTGGAGCGCCATGGAAGGGGGTGGGATCGGTAGGGGAATTTGTCGACTCTGTCCGAATCACGCGGCCGTTCATGTCGACTTACCCACAGGTCGAGAGCCGGCCCTGTGGATAACTTTGTGGACAGTGGAAAACCGGCTGCTCAGCGAAGCCCGCCGGCCCGGCGCCGTCCCGTCGGCTCAGCCGCGCCCGTCGAGACAGCGCGCCAGCCAGTCCGACGCCTCGGTGAACGCCGAGTCCGTCATCGTCGGCCGTACCGTCGCCGTCACCTCGTCGGCCCGCGGATACGAGCCGAGGAACCGCACATCGCGGCAGACCCGCTTGAGCCCCATCAGGACATCGGCGACCCGGCGGTCGGCGATATGGCCCTCGCAGTCCACCGAGAAGCAGTAGCGGCCGATGCCCTCACCGGTCGGCCGGGATTCGATCCGCATCATGTTCACGCCGCGCACCGCGTACTCCTGGAGCAGCTCCAGCAGCGCACCGGGGTGGTCCTCGGCCAGCCACAGCACCACCGAGGTCTTGTCCGCGCCGGTGGGCGCCGCGGGCCGGGCCGGGCGGCCGACCAGGACGAAGCGGGTGGCGGCGTTCTGCGCATCGTGGATGTCGGTGACCAGCGGCGTGAGCCCGTACGTCGCCGCGGCGAACTCACCGGCGAAGGCGCCGTCGTACCGTCCCTCCTGCACCAGCCGCGCGCCGTCCGCATTGGAGGCCGCCGACTCCCATACGGCTTCCGGGAGTTGGTCCGCCAGCCACTTGCGCACCTGCGGTTGGGCGACCGGATGCCCGGTCACCGTCTTGACGTCCGACAGCGCCGTACCGGGGCGCACCAGCAGCGCGAAGGCGATCGGCAGCAGCACCTCGCGGTAGATCATCAGCGGTTCGCCGGAGGCCAGCTCGTCGAGGGTGGTGGTGACCCCGCCCTCGACGGAGTTCTCGATCGGCACCAGCGCCGCGGCCGCCTCGCCCGCGCGCACCGCATCCAGAGCGGCCGGCACCGACACCATCGGCGTCAGCTCCCGCGTCGCGGCCTCCGGCAGCGTGCGCAGGGCGGCCTCGGTGAACGTGCCCGCGGGCCCGAGATAGGTGTAACGACTGGCCGACATGCAAAGGACTCCTCGCTCAGCGCGGGGGCGCCCCGCCGATCTCTCCCTGTCCTGCCACGATACCGAGCCCGTACGGCGGCCAGCGGGCCGTTTCACCAGCCGGGCGGGGCCGCCGCTCAGCCCTCCAGCAGCGGCCGCCCCACATAGTCCCCGGCCTCCGCGGCGGGCGGCACCGCATACAGCCCGCTCGCCTCGTGCCGCAGGAAGACCGACAGCGCGTCCCCGCGGTCCAGCTTGCGCTGGATCTGGGTGAAGGCGCGCAGCGGATCGGCCTGCCAGCAGACGAAGAGCAGCCCCGCGTCCGGCGCCCCGTCGTCGCGGAACCCGTCGTGGAAGGAGAACGGACGGCGCAGCATCGCCGCGCCCTGGTTGGACTCCGGAGCCGCGACCCGGGCATGCGCATCGGCCGGGATGACCGGCAGCCCGTCCGGCCCGTTGGCGTCCAGCCGCATCGGGGTGGTCTCCGAACCGCCGGTCAGCGGCGCCCCGTTGGACTTCCGCCGCCCTATGACCTTCTCCTGCTTGTGCAGCGGCTGCTTCTCC is a genomic window of Streptomyces gilvosporeus containing:
- the lysA gene encoding diaminopimelate decarboxylase, which translates into the protein MSHTLGRTRTALPQPAVPGPAAPPHSPPALWPGSTTPLPDDDLAVGGVPLTELADRFGTPAYVLDEDEVRHRCRAYLRAFPDTDIYYAAKAFLCRAMAHWVQEEGLGLDVCSAGELELAVTTGFPPERIVLHGNAKSPEDLRSALRLGVGRIVIDSTSEIARLAAAVPVGNRQKVLIRVVPGIAAGGHAKIRTGTEGQKFGLSLADGSAQHAITRVLGQPRLQLVGLHCHLGSQITTVKPYLSAVRRLVGLLARIHDQHGLALPELDLGGGHGIAYRPGEPALDPVGLGVKIRAELAGSCAAAGLPVPRLAIEPGRAIAGPSGIALYRVLAVKQTGGHTFVAVDGGMSDNPRPALYGVRYAPRLVGRRSLAAPAAVTVVGRHCEAGDILASDVPLPSDLRPGDLLAVPVAGAYHLSMASGYNLVGRPPVVAVTGGHARLLVRRESLADIQGRDVGL
- a CDS encoding SAV_915 family protein, whose product is MSHPHPLYAEDPEPSDRLPAGPLFVPVRSGPAGCTARLFRTPRGGRIAVAFTSPQRLAAALGSGQPWVRLAEPALRALAEPVGATGLAVDPRFTPEIPPLQAV
- a CDS encoding MFS transporter, whose translation is MHKKWWPLAAVSLGNVLLLVDVTIVVSALPRMADGLGASFSALQWVMDGYALAMAALLMAAGSAADRFGRRRLYLAGLALFALASLACGLAPGAGTLIAARAAQGVGAAAMLATNTPLLMAAYRGRDRGIAFGIWGGTSGAATAIGPVLGGLLTEHLNWRAIFLVNLPLTAVAGYLTVRHLRESHGDRGTRIDVPGALAFTLSASALTYGLMRGGERGWAENGTLTWLAVAAVALVVFVLVERRMPQPLLDLRLLRRPSFAALMAAALLLQAAAFPYLTFVGLWVQNVLGLTPVQAGLAALPMALMSLLVGVLGGRALQRLAPQLPLGIGLLLIGAGALLDSALLGADAGWATMIPGLAVSGVGVGAAMPVLAPAALGAAPPQRAGMASGAVNTFRQLGFALGIAALGTLFTHALHGLTPGAPLPAVRAAYATGLTRLTLTSGLVAVAAGLMVLMVVRGTGSTGPVAAGGRARSRLRGRPRHRQAPSPTTHVRANGPTDLP
- a CDS encoding Lrp/AsnC family transcriptional regulator — protein: MKTDTKAVGPATGFDALDRQLLHALQLDGRAPFSRIAAALGVSDQTVARRYTRHRGSGAVRVVGLAGTQELGEVDWLVRVQCTPDAAVPVAEAIARRADTSWVGLMSGGTEIGALCRGASGEHSDQLLLEKLPRTPSVVGVTAHCLLHQFYGGPQGLVSKSGVLSDEQIALLSPPPPDPVSAPVALGDADRRLFEALGRDARTPLAELAAVTGWSPTTVRRRLAELRGHGVLYYDVDYDPRLVGYGVMVALWLSVEPAALAATGAALAAHPEVAFAGATTGPNNVFASVVAEDVAALYTYLTTRVAALPGVRTMESAPRIRHIKGAGPFLPTRPAPGSATRPAPRPAVRPVVPGRRR
- a CDS encoding rhomboid-like protein, yielding MKPVLPGRCLQRPADAVRRSVAWVRAWVRSAPGTHIWLLIIGITSLVVASASEGLGEFLLHRTSSNIHELNEHPVPALLMSGFWIERPGSYLLYVVMFELLHANVERWLGTWRWLLIVGVAHCAATLASQELVLLAIEGHRLPRSMTHVVDIGVSYGLAAAAGVLTYRLRSPWCYGWLLGVLLFFGVPLLTGATFTDFGHAISLVLGLVAWPLTPAGRAAPDEEEDEDDDADGADQDGARAAPDPRAALDPDSRRQDG
- a CDS encoding HAD family hydrolase: MSAPPTPYQLIATDLDGTLLRHDETVSERTRAALAAATAAGAAHIVVTGRSVPWTRHILDALDYRGLAVCGQGAQLYHAGEHRLLTSVTLDRQLAGLALAKIEAETGPLYLAASRDGLEGEVLVGPGYRVQDGPLPSSLIDDPAELWTAPLNKLYLQHPSLDDDSLARTAREVAGDLVGVVVAGPGIVELLPLGLTKATGLSLAARRLGVKAAGTIAFGDMPNDIAMFGWSAHGVAMANAHDELKAVADEVTASNEEDGIAVVLERLYPS
- the serS gene encoding serine--tRNA ligase; this translates as MIDLRLLREDPDRVRASQRARGEDVALVDALLSADERRRSSGVRFDELRAEQKALGKLIPKAAGDEKAVLLKKAGELAAAVKAADAAQDEAKEETQQLLRKLGNLVHPDVPVGGEEDFTVLETHGTIRDFAAEGFEPKDHLEIGQALGAIDVERAAKVSGSRFYYLTGIGALLELALVNAAIAQATEAGFIPMLTPALVRPDAMEGTGFLGQAAENVYHLEKDDYYLVGTSEVPLAGYHMDEILDGDRLPLRYAGFSPCFRREAGTYGKDTRGIFRVHQFDKVEMFSYVAPEDAQAEHQRLLDWEKQWLNALELPFQVIDVATGDLGASASRKFDCEAWIPTQGKYRELTSASNCDEFQARRLSIRLRDTEDGKSKVRPLATLNGTLCAVPRTIVALFENHQQADGSVRVPEILRPYLGGRERLEPVAR
- the pheA gene encoding prephenate dehydratase produces the protein MSASRYTYLGPAGTFTEAALRTLPEAATRELTPMVSVPAALDAVRAGEAAAALVPIENSVEGGVTTTLDELASGEPLMIYREVLLPIAFALLVRPGTALSDVKTVTGHPVAQPQVRKWLADQLPEAVWESAASNADGARLVQEGRYDGAFAGEFAAATYGLTPLVTDIHDAQNAATRFVLVGRPARPAAPTGADKTSVVLWLAEDHPGALLELLQEYAVRGVNMMRIESRPTGEGIGRYCFSVDCEGHIADRRVADVLMGLKRVCRDVRFLGSYPRADEVTATVRPTMTDSAFTEASDWLARCLDGRG